One stretch of Sebaldella sp. S0638 DNA includes these proteins:
- a CDS encoding alpha/beta hydrolase, giving the protein MKKIIFSTIFIFLALIVTFIVSPRPTAYIIKQSFKQKIARSPSNYEEYINKVKIIKNQEYKSKYKENSYDVYIPKKLSENEKIPAIIWVHGGAFVGGDKSDIEIYATILAAKGYAVFTINYELAPSSKYPGPINQLSDFYKYFESINERYNVDSSKLFFAGDSAGAQIVGEFINKQTNTEYSISENTPQLVKKNNIKGVLLYCGPYNFEEIGQNSSFIQKFIFDQVGWAYFGEKLWRESKNAKTASVINNVSKDFPPVYITDGNTGSFEKQGTALVEKMKLLNIDVTFRFFPLKEVETKHEFQFLLDTEPGVKVLNDTIYFLEKYNK; this is encoded by the coding sequence ATGAAAAAAATAATTTTCTCAACTATTTTTATTTTTTTAGCATTAATAGTTACATTTATAGTATCACCAAGACCTACAGCATATATAATAAAACAAAGTTTTAAACAAAAAATTGCAAGATCTCCTAGTAACTATGAAGAATATATAAATAAGGTAAAGATTATAAAAAACCAAGAATATAAGTCTAAATATAAAGAAAATTCTTATGATGTCTATATACCTAAAAAGTTGTCTGAAAATGAAAAAATACCGGCTATTATATGGGTACATGGCGGAGCTTTTGTAGGAGGAGATAAATCAGATATTGAAATTTACGCTACTATATTAGCAGCAAAGGGATACGCAGTCTTTACTATTAACTATGAATTAGCTCCTAGTTCTAAATATCCAGGACCCATTAACCAATTGTCAGATTTTTACAAATACTTTGAAAGTATAAATGAAAGATATAATGTTGATTCTTCTAAATTGTTCTTTGCAGGTGATTCAGCTGGAGCTCAAATTGTTGGAGAATTTATTAACAAACAAACAAATACAGAATATTCTATATCAGAAAATACGCCACAGTTAGTAAAAAAAAATAATATAAAAGGAGTTCTGTTATACTGTGGACCATATAATTTTGAAGAAATTGGACAAAATTCTTCATTTATTCAAAAATTTATTTTTGATCAAGTTGGATGGGCTTATTTTGGAGAAAAATTATGGAGGGAGTCTAAGAATGCAAAAACAGCATCTGTTATAAACAATGTATCTAAAGATTTTCCACCGGTTTATATTACAGATGGAAATACAGGGTCTTTTGAAAAACAAGGAACAGCTCTGGTTGAAAAAATGAAACTTTTAAACATTGATGTAACCTTTCGTTTTTTCCCCCTTAAAGAAGTCGAAACAAAACATGAATTCCAATTTCTCTTAGATACAGAACCTGGAGTAAAAGTTTTAAATGATACAATTTATTTTTTAGAAAAATATAACAAATAG
- a CDS encoding TetR/AcrR family transcriptional regulator: MYKTRVIKATLEIIKENKLEKASIGEIMKKMKSSPGNLYYYFKNKNEIYKEVLHYSSNEITKSLSGVKKSDDIQDYLFELTENLVRFLESREEILNFLISIKGSCYMKEDIVIEKLLSKFKNALIKKEPDEKILLKLCMFLGAINEVLYVNKLKKGRILKKDEIAEISYFFWGKSKHQNRELDRLY, encoded by the coding sequence ATGTACAAAACACGAGTAATAAAAGCAACTCTGGAAATAATAAAGGAGAATAAATTAGAAAAAGCTTCAATAGGTGAAATAATGAAAAAAATGAAATCGAGCCCCGGAAATTTATATTATTATTTTAAGAACAAGAATGAAATATACAAAGAAGTTTTGCACTATTCTTCAAATGAAATAACAAAGAGCCTGAGTGGAGTTAAGAAAAGTGATGATATTCAAGACTATTTATTCGAACTGACAGAAAATTTGGTAAGATTCTTGGAATCAAGGGAAGAAATATTAAATTTTCTGATAAGTATAAAAGGATCTTGTTATATGAAAGAGGATATAGTAATAGAAAAATTGTTATCAAAATTTAAAAATGCACTGATAAAAAAAGAACCTGATGAAAAAATACTGCTAAAATTATGTATGTTCTTGGGAGCAATAAATGAAGTTTTGTATGTAAATAAGCTAAAAAAGGGAAGAATATTGAAAAAAGATGAAATAGCAGAGATAAGTTATTTCTTTTGGGGTAAAAGTAAACATCAGAATAGAGAGTTGGATAGGTTATACTAG